The following coding sequences lie in one Agrobacterium vitis genomic window:
- a CDS encoding carbohydrate ABC transporter permease, whose amino-acid sequence MIRFRTYLPHVVLAAGAFVMLLPFYWMVLTSIRSPSEIFNVSLWPIPEKFEGVENYARAAGQVPMARFMLNGVIVCFGILFVQVVTAVPAAYALAKLRFPGRKLLLTLVIAALCVPIQALALPLFVGLAKAQLLNTYFAMMAPFFLSVFAIFLFHQSFRSYPDEIIEAARMDGFSEMEICWGLVLRGSLPSLAAFAVFSLVAHWNDLYWPMIVISDTNLAPPPLGMLLFADVESGANYGALMAGATLITAPMVLCFLLARRHFIAGITMTGVK is encoded by the coding sequence ATGATCCGGTTTCGTACCTATCTTCCGCATGTTGTCCTGGCCGCTGGCGCTTTCGTCATGCTCTTGCCGTTCTACTGGATGGTTTTGACCTCAATCCGTTCGCCATCGGAAATATTCAATGTTTCCCTCTGGCCGATCCCGGAAAAATTCGAGGGCGTGGAAAACTACGCAAGGGCCGCCGGCCAGGTGCCGATGGCCCGCTTCATGCTGAATGGCGTCATCGTCTGTTTTGGCATCCTGTTCGTCCAGGTCGTGACCGCAGTTCCCGCAGCCTATGCTTTGGCTAAACTTCGCTTTCCGGGGCGAAAACTGTTGTTGACGCTGGTGATTGCCGCACTCTGCGTGCCGATCCAGGCGCTGGCTCTGCCGCTGTTTGTCGGACTGGCGAAGGCACAGCTCCTCAACACCTATTTCGCTATGATGGCGCCCTTCTTCCTGTCGGTTTTTGCGATCTTCCTGTTTCACCAGTCTTTCCGCAGCTACCCCGATGAAATCATCGAGGCGGCGCGGATGGATGGTTTTTCCGAGATGGAAATCTGCTGGGGCCTGGTCTTGCGCGGCTCGTTGCCGTCGCTTGCCGCGTTTGCGGTCTTTTCGCTGGTTGCCCATTGGAACGATCTCTATTGGCCGATGATCGTGATTTCCGACACCAATCTGGCTCCGCCGCCTCTGGGCATGCTGTTGTTCGCGGATGTCGAATCCGGCGCGAATTACGGTGCGCTGATGGCTGGCGCCACACTGATTACCGCGCCGATGGTGCTGTGCTTCCTCCTGGCACGGCGGCACTTCATCGCGGGTATCACCATGACCGGCGTTAAGTGA
- a CDS encoding carbohydrate ABC transporter permease, producing MVLTAKPRASRQTAERRMARRGLLFAAPAVLLLLAIYIVPMLVLAAFSVTDYQLGALTIHFVGLGNFIKAFHDPVFIRAVINTAIYAVIVIPLGVFLALGVALLVHNRKRSRAFWEVAYFLPVTATLVAMATVWQFLLHPSLGPVNAAIKWLGFEPVAFLSNPMLLIPTMAWIGVWQVLGFNMVLFLAGLTAIPKDLHEAVRLDGAKNSIDRFFTVTWPMLGPTTLFVVVTTSISAFKVFETVAVLTKGRSGSETLLFDLYLEGFEYSNTGYAAALTLLFLAIVLILSIGQTLHMDRKVHY from the coding sequence ATGGTGCTTACGGCTAAGCCTCGTGCGAGCCGGCAAACAGCAGAGCGCCGGATGGCTCGCCGTGGTCTGTTGTTTGCGGCCCCGGCCGTTTTGCTGCTGCTGGCCATCTATATCGTTCCAATGCTTGTGCTGGCCGCTTTCTCGGTGACGGATTACCAACTCGGTGCTCTCACCATTCACTTTGTCGGGCTCGGCAATTTCATTAAGGCGTTTCACGATCCCGTCTTCATTCGGGCAGTGATCAATACGGCGATCTATGCCGTGATCGTCATTCCTCTCGGCGTTTTCCTGGCGCTTGGCGTGGCGCTGTTGGTGCATAATCGCAAGCGCAGCCGGGCCTTTTGGGAAGTCGCCTATTTCCTTCCGGTCACCGCTACGCTTGTGGCGATGGCAACCGTCTGGCAATTCCTGCTGCACCCCTCACTCGGGCCGGTGAATGCGGCAATCAAATGGCTGGGATTCGAGCCCGTCGCCTTCCTGTCCAATCCGATGCTGCTCATTCCAACCATGGCGTGGATTGGTGTCTGGCAGGTTCTCGGTTTCAACATGGTGCTGTTTCTTGCCGGGCTGACGGCCATTCCTAAAGATCTACATGAGGCGGTGCGGTTGGATGGCGCCAAAAATTCCATCGACCGGTTTTTCACCGTCACCTGGCCAATGCTGGGACCGACCACCCTGTTCGTGGTCGTCACAACATCGATCTCGGCTTTCAAGGTTTTCGAGACGGTGGCGGTACTGACCAAGGGCCGGTCCGGCTCGGAAACCCTGCTATTCGATCTCTATCTCGAAGGGTTCGAGTATTCAAATACCGGCTACGCCGCAGCTTTGACACTGCTCTTTCTGGCCATCGTCCTGATCCTGTCGATTGGCCAGACTCTGCATATGGACCGGAAGGTACATTATTGA